TCGCGCGCCGGTCGGTGCGGGCGTCCCTGGCTCCGGACGACGTGAAGCGGGGTCTGTTCGCCGACATCGACGCCTGGCTCGACACCCCCGTCCGCTCCGCCGGCTGACGCCGGCCGTCAGAGTTCGTGGCCGACGAACACCGGCTCGTTGACCAGTTCCACCCCGAACGCGTCGCGCACGCCGTCGCGGACGGTGCGCGCCAGGTCAGCGATGTCGGACGCCGTCGCGTCGCCCCGGTTGGTGACCGCGAGCGTGTGCTTGGTCGACAGGGCTGCCGGGCCCGGCATGCCGTAACCCTTGCCGAAGCCGCCCTTGTCGATGAGCCACGCGGCACTGGTCTTGACCATGCCGTCGGCGGCGTCGAAGCGCGGCGGCGTCGGCCCGTCGGGACCGAGGCGCTCGGCAGCGCGCTTCTCGAGCTCGGCGAAGCGGGCCGCGGTGAGGATCGGGTTGGTGAAGAACGACCCGCACGACCAGGTGTCGTGGTCGGCCGGGTCGAGCACCATGCCGCGCTTGCGGCGCTGGGCGAGCACCGCCTCGCGCGCGTCGCCGAGCGGCACCCGCTGCCCCTGCTCGACGCCGAGCCCGGTGGCGAGGTCGGCGTAGGCGACCGGCGCGGACAGGTCGGCGATCTTGAGCTGGAACAGCACGTCGAGCACCACGAACCGGTCGGTCGCCTTGAACACCGAGTGCCGGTAGGTGAAGTTGCAGGCGGCGTTGGCGAAGGTGCGGATCTGCTGGGTGTGCCGGTCGTAGGTGCGCACCTCGGCGATGGTCTGGGCGACCTCCTGCC
This genomic stretch from Calidifontibacter indicus harbors:
- a CDS encoding UDP-N-acetylmuramate dehydrogenase — translated: MQEAHDVALATITTMHVGGPARRLVTAESTDDIVDAVREVDDADEPLLVVSGGSNLVISDAGFAGTVVRIASQGITLESGDNCGGAMVRVAAGENWDDFVARACSEGWSGIEALSGIPGLAGATPVQNVGAYGQEVAQTIAEVRTYDRHTQQIRTFANAACNFTYRHSVFKATDRFVVLDVLFQLKIADLSAPVAYADLATGLGVEQGQRVPLGDAREAVLAQRRKRGMVLDPADHDTWSCGSFFTNPILTAARFAELEKRAAERLGPDGPTPPRFDAADGMVKTSAAWLIDKGGFGKGYGMPGPAALSTKHTLAVTNRGDATASDIADLARTVRDGVRDAFGVELVNEPVFVGHEL